In Corylus avellana chromosome ca2, CavTom2PMs-1.0, the following proteins share a genomic window:
- the LOC132172462 gene encoding glutamate receptor 3.6-like isoform X1: MNTLLLLALMVFCHGISSYGVVTNVSTRPDVVNIGAILSYKSIIGKVAKLAMETAVEDVNSDPTVLAGTKINLTMQDSSYSGFLGIVETLQFMEKDTVAIIGPQLSVTAHVVSHIANELQVPLLSYSATDSTLSPLQFPFFVRTSHSDLFQMAAIAEIVDHYGWKEVIAIYVDDDQGRNGVAALGDKLAERRCKISYKAPMPPEPTRDNVTDVLVKVALTESRIIVLHTYAGQGPEVLNVAKYLGMMATGYVWIATNWLSTILDTNSPVASDVMNDFEGVITLRMYTPDSEVKRKFVSRWSNLTRAKSTNGSFGLSTYGLYAYDTVWLLAHAIDAFFNQGGIISFSNDSRLTDVQGGSLNLDAMNIFDGGKLLLKSILQVNMTGITGPINFTSDRNFIYPAFEVINVVGTGFRRIGYWSNYSGLSLVPPEMLYTSPPNRSSASQRLSFIIWPGETTQRPRGWVFPNNGRELRIGVPKRVSFQEMVSEVGSDMFKGYCIDVFTAAVNLLPYAVPYKLFPFGDGRNNPSGTDLVQLITTGFYDAAIGDIAIITNRTRIVDFTQPYIESGLVVVAPVRKSNSSAWAFLRPFTLQMWGTTAIFFLIVGAVVWILEHRINDEFRGPPKKQVVTILWFSFSTLFFSHRENTVSTLGRLVLIIWLFVVLIINSSYTASLTSILTVQQLSSPIKGIETLINSNDPIGYQQGSYARNYLVEELGIRESRLFPFNSPEDFTTALKNGPHRGGVAAIVDERAYVDLFLSTRCEFSIVGQQFTKAGWGFAFPRDSPLAIDMSTAILKLSENGDLQRIHDKWLMRSACTKQGTKFEVDRLQLKSFWGLFAICGTACLLALIVYLFLMMRQFSRHYPEELKPPGSSSGSKRLRTFLSFADEKVEDVKSRSKRRQMEKNSNRSVATEDESIDSYKRRHLDLSSSNKSLDSCNET; this comes from the exons ATGAATACACTGTTGCTTCTGGCGTTAATGGTTTTCTGCCATGGGATTTCCTCATATGGAGTTGTTACAAATGTTTCTACAAGACCTGATGTGGTAAATATAGGGGCTATTCTCTCTTACAAGTCTATTATTGGCAAAGTTGCGAAACTCGCAATGGAAACTGCAGTTGAGGATGTGAATTCTGATCCAACTGTTCTGGCTGGAACTAAGATAAATCTTACGATGCAGGACTCCAGTTACAGCGGATTCCTTGGCATTGTTGAGA CCTTGCAGTTCATGGAGAAAGACACCGTAGCAATTATTGGTCCCCAACTTTCAGTAACAGCTCATGTAGTATCTCACATTGCTAATGAGCTCCAAGTTCCTCTATTGTCATATTCAGCAACAGACTCCACCCTGTCTCCACTTCAGTTCCCTTTCTTTGTTAGAACTTCCCATAGTGATCTTTTTCAGATGGCTGCAATAGCAGAAATTGTGGACCACTATGGATGGAAAGAGGTAATTGCAATCTATGTTGACGATGACCAAGGCAGAAATGGGGTTGCTGCATTAGGAGACAAGCTTGCTGAGAGACGTTGTAAGATCTCATACAAAGCACCTATGCCCCCTGAACCCACCCGGGATAACGTCACCGATGTGCTGGTTAAGGTTGCTTTAACCGAGTCTCGGATTATTGTTCTTCACACTTATGCCGGTCAGGGTCCAGAGGTTCTTAACGTTGCAAAGTACCTTGGGATGATGGCAACTGGGTATGTGTGGATTGCTACTAACTGGCTCTCTACCATACTAGATACTAATTCTCCAGTCGCTTCAGATGTAATGAACGACTTTGAAGGAGTTATTACATTGCGTATGTACACACCAGATTCAGAAGTCAAGAGAAAATTTGTTTCTAGGTGGAGTAACTTGACCCGTGCAAAGAGTACTAATGGCTCTTTTGGACTAAGTACTTATGGTCTATATGCCTATGATACTGTTTGGCTGCTTGCGCATGcaattgatgcattttttaatCAGGGGGGAattatctcattctcaaatgATTCGAGGTTAACTGACGTACAAGGAGGGAGCTTGAATCTTGATGCTATGAACATCTTTGATGGAGGGAAGTTGCTGCTTAAGAGCATTTTGCAGGTCAATATGACTGGTATAACAGGACCAATCAATTTTACTTCTGATAGGAACTTCATTTATCCTGCATTTGAAGTCATTAATGTCGTTGGCACAGGGTTTAGGAGGATCGGTTATTGGTCTAATTATTCTGGGTTATCACTCGTCCCTCCAGAAATGCTTTACACAAGCCCACCTAATCGTTCCAGTGCAAGTCAAAGGCTAAGCTTCATAATTTGGCCTGGAGAAACAACACAGCGACCTCGTGGGTGGGTTTTCCCAAACAACGGAAGAGAATTGAGAATTGGAGTCCCAAAAAGAGTTAGCTTTCAAGAAATGGTGTCAGAAGTGGGCAGTGACATGTTCAAAGGGTATTGCATTGATGTATTTACTGCTGCAGTGAACTTGTTGCCATATGCCGTCCCATATAAACTATTTCCATTTGGCGATGGTCGTAATAACCCAAGTGGCACTGACCTTGTGCAGCTGATCACAACGGGT TTCTATGATGCAGCAATAGGGGACATCGCAATCATCACCAACCGAACAAGAATAGTGGATTTTACACAACCATATATCGAGTCTGGGCTGGTAGTAGTGGCCCCAGTTAGGAAGTCAAATTCTAGTGCTTGGGCATTTTTAAGGCCATTCACTCTACAGATGTGGGGTACCACAGCTATCTTTTTTCTCATTGTGGGAGCAGTTGTTTGGATTTTGGAGCATAGAATAAATGATGAATTCCGGGGTCCCCCAAAAAAACAAGTTGTCACTATTCTATG GTTTAGCTTTTCAACCTTGTTCTTCTCCCATA GGGAAAATACAGTCAGCACTCTTGGTCGGCTAGTGCTAATAATATGGTTATTTGTGGTTCTTATAATCAACTCAAGCTACACTGCAAGTTTGACCTCAATCTTGACAGTGCAGCAGCTTTCTTCTCCCATTAAAGGCATTGAAACTCTGATTAACAGCAATGATCCCATTGGCTACCAGCAAGGTTCATATGCCCGAAACTATTTAGTTGAGGAACTCGGCATTCGCGAGTCCagactttttccttttaattcaCCAGAAGATTTTACTACAGCCTTAAAAAACGGCCCCCATAGGGGTGGTGTTGCAGCAATTGTTGATGAGCGTGCATATGTAGACCTCTTCCTCTCAACCCGATGTGAATTCAGCATTGTAGGTCAACAGTTCACCAAAGCCGGGTGGGGATTT GCCTTTCCACGGGATTCACCTCTAGCAATAGACATGTCAACTGCCATTTTAAAACTGTCGGAGAACGGAGACCTTCAGAGAATCCATGATAAATGGCTTATGAGAAGTGCATGCACTAAACAAGGCACAAAGTTTGAAGTGGATCGCCTTCAGCTTAAGAGCTTCTGGGGCCTTTTTGCCATATGTGGGACTGCTTGCTTGCTTGCTCTCATTGTATATTTGTTTCTGATGATGCGCCAGTTCAGCAGGCACTATCCAGAGGAACTTAAGCCTCCTGGTTCAAGCTCAGGGTCTAAACGTCTTCGAACATTTCTTAGTTTTGCTGATGAAAAGGTAGAGGATGTTAAAAGCCGCTCCAAGAGAAGGCAAATGGAGAAGAACTCAAACAGAAGTGTAGCTACTGAAGATGAATCAATCGACAGTTACAAGAGAAGACATTTGGATTTATCATCTTCAAATAAGAGTCTTGATAGTTGCAATGAAACCTAA
- the LOC132172462 gene encoding glutamate receptor 3.6-like isoform X2, whose translation MNTLLLLALMVFCHGISSYGVVTNVSTRPDVDSSYSGFLGIVETLQFMEKDTVAIIGPQLSVTAHVVSHIANELQVPLLSYSATDSTLSPLQFPFFVRTSHSDLFQMAAIAEIVDHYGWKEVIAIYVDDDQGRNGVAALGDKLAERRCKISYKAPMPPEPTRDNVTDVLVKVALTESRIIVLHTYAGQGPEVLNVAKYLGMMATGYVWIATNWLSTILDTNSPVASDVMNDFEGVITLRMYTPDSEVKRKFVSRWSNLTRAKSTNGSFGLSTYGLYAYDTVWLLAHAIDAFFNQGGIISFSNDSRLTDVQGGSLNLDAMNIFDGGKLLLKSILQVNMTGITGPINFTSDRNFIYPAFEVINVVGTGFRRIGYWSNYSGLSLVPPEMLYTSPPNRSSASQRLSFIIWPGETTQRPRGWVFPNNGRELRIGVPKRVSFQEMVSEVGSDMFKGYCIDVFTAAVNLLPYAVPYKLFPFGDGRNNPSGTDLVQLITTGFYDAAIGDIAIITNRTRIVDFTQPYIESGLVVVAPVRKSNSSAWAFLRPFTLQMWGTTAIFFLIVGAVVWILEHRINDEFRGPPKKQVVTILWFSFSTLFFSHRENTVSTLGRLVLIIWLFVVLIINSSYTASLTSILTVQQLSSPIKGIETLINSNDPIGYQQGSYARNYLVEELGIRESRLFPFNSPEDFTTALKNGPHRGGVAAIVDERAYVDLFLSTRCEFSIVGQQFTKAGWGFAFPRDSPLAIDMSTAILKLSENGDLQRIHDKWLMRSACTKQGTKFEVDRLQLKSFWGLFAICGTACLLALIVYLFLMMRQFSRHYPEELKPPGSSSGSKRLRTFLSFADEKVEDVKSRSKRRQMEKNSNRSVATEDESIDSYKRRHLDLSSSNKSLDSCNET comes from the exons ATGAATACACTGTTGCTTCTGGCGTTAATGGTTTTCTGCCATGGGATTTCCTCATATGGAGTTGTTACAAATGTTTCTACAAGACCTGATGTG GACTCCAGTTACAGCGGATTCCTTGGCATTGTTGAGA CCTTGCAGTTCATGGAGAAAGACACCGTAGCAATTATTGGTCCCCAACTTTCAGTAACAGCTCATGTAGTATCTCACATTGCTAATGAGCTCCAAGTTCCTCTATTGTCATATTCAGCAACAGACTCCACCCTGTCTCCACTTCAGTTCCCTTTCTTTGTTAGAACTTCCCATAGTGATCTTTTTCAGATGGCTGCAATAGCAGAAATTGTGGACCACTATGGATGGAAAGAGGTAATTGCAATCTATGTTGACGATGACCAAGGCAGAAATGGGGTTGCTGCATTAGGAGACAAGCTTGCTGAGAGACGTTGTAAGATCTCATACAAAGCACCTATGCCCCCTGAACCCACCCGGGATAACGTCACCGATGTGCTGGTTAAGGTTGCTTTAACCGAGTCTCGGATTATTGTTCTTCACACTTATGCCGGTCAGGGTCCAGAGGTTCTTAACGTTGCAAAGTACCTTGGGATGATGGCAACTGGGTATGTGTGGATTGCTACTAACTGGCTCTCTACCATACTAGATACTAATTCTCCAGTCGCTTCAGATGTAATGAACGACTTTGAAGGAGTTATTACATTGCGTATGTACACACCAGATTCAGAAGTCAAGAGAAAATTTGTTTCTAGGTGGAGTAACTTGACCCGTGCAAAGAGTACTAATGGCTCTTTTGGACTAAGTACTTATGGTCTATATGCCTATGATACTGTTTGGCTGCTTGCGCATGcaattgatgcattttttaatCAGGGGGGAattatctcattctcaaatgATTCGAGGTTAACTGACGTACAAGGAGGGAGCTTGAATCTTGATGCTATGAACATCTTTGATGGAGGGAAGTTGCTGCTTAAGAGCATTTTGCAGGTCAATATGACTGGTATAACAGGACCAATCAATTTTACTTCTGATAGGAACTTCATTTATCCTGCATTTGAAGTCATTAATGTCGTTGGCACAGGGTTTAGGAGGATCGGTTATTGGTCTAATTATTCTGGGTTATCACTCGTCCCTCCAGAAATGCTTTACACAAGCCCACCTAATCGTTCCAGTGCAAGTCAAAGGCTAAGCTTCATAATTTGGCCTGGAGAAACAACACAGCGACCTCGTGGGTGGGTTTTCCCAAACAACGGAAGAGAATTGAGAATTGGAGTCCCAAAAAGAGTTAGCTTTCAAGAAATGGTGTCAGAAGTGGGCAGTGACATGTTCAAAGGGTATTGCATTGATGTATTTACTGCTGCAGTGAACTTGTTGCCATATGCCGTCCCATATAAACTATTTCCATTTGGCGATGGTCGTAATAACCCAAGTGGCACTGACCTTGTGCAGCTGATCACAACGGGT TTCTATGATGCAGCAATAGGGGACATCGCAATCATCACCAACCGAACAAGAATAGTGGATTTTACACAACCATATATCGAGTCTGGGCTGGTAGTAGTGGCCCCAGTTAGGAAGTCAAATTCTAGTGCTTGGGCATTTTTAAGGCCATTCACTCTACAGATGTGGGGTACCACAGCTATCTTTTTTCTCATTGTGGGAGCAGTTGTTTGGATTTTGGAGCATAGAATAAATGATGAATTCCGGGGTCCCCCAAAAAAACAAGTTGTCACTATTCTATG GTTTAGCTTTTCAACCTTGTTCTTCTCCCATA GGGAAAATACAGTCAGCACTCTTGGTCGGCTAGTGCTAATAATATGGTTATTTGTGGTTCTTATAATCAACTCAAGCTACACTGCAAGTTTGACCTCAATCTTGACAGTGCAGCAGCTTTCTTCTCCCATTAAAGGCATTGAAACTCTGATTAACAGCAATGATCCCATTGGCTACCAGCAAGGTTCATATGCCCGAAACTATTTAGTTGAGGAACTCGGCATTCGCGAGTCCagactttttccttttaattcaCCAGAAGATTTTACTACAGCCTTAAAAAACGGCCCCCATAGGGGTGGTGTTGCAGCAATTGTTGATGAGCGTGCATATGTAGACCTCTTCCTCTCAACCCGATGTGAATTCAGCATTGTAGGTCAACAGTTCACCAAAGCCGGGTGGGGATTT GCCTTTCCACGGGATTCACCTCTAGCAATAGACATGTCAACTGCCATTTTAAAACTGTCGGAGAACGGAGACCTTCAGAGAATCCATGATAAATGGCTTATGAGAAGTGCATGCACTAAACAAGGCACAAAGTTTGAAGTGGATCGCCTTCAGCTTAAGAGCTTCTGGGGCCTTTTTGCCATATGTGGGACTGCTTGCTTGCTTGCTCTCATTGTATATTTGTTTCTGATGATGCGCCAGTTCAGCAGGCACTATCCAGAGGAACTTAAGCCTCCTGGTTCAAGCTCAGGGTCTAAACGTCTTCGAACATTTCTTAGTTTTGCTGATGAAAAGGTAGAGGATGTTAAAAGCCGCTCCAAGAGAAGGCAAATGGAGAAGAACTCAAACAGAAGTGTAGCTACTGAAGATGAATCAATCGACAGTTACAAGAGAAGACATTTGGATTTATCATCTTCAAATAAGAGTCTTGATAGTTGCAATGAAACCTAA
- the LOC132172125 gene encoding uncharacterized protein LOC132172125, protein MAALPGSFSPIHNPQTHFLSGSFKPDRCLLNISSNDPSSGPTFQGKAKLTTYKRRFTVRAGGDGGKPSSASIFVGGFVLGGIVVGALGCIYAPQISKALTGTDRKDLMRKLPKFIYDEEKALERTRKILTEKIAQLNSAIDDVSAQLRADDAPNGAAVNSDEVEASI, encoded by the exons ATGGCTGCTCTGCCCGGATCCTTCTCTCCAATCCATAATCCTCAAACCCACTTCTTATCCG GTTCTTTCAAGCCTGACCGATGTCTTTTGAACATTAGCTCCAATGATCCGTCTTCAGGTCCCACTTTTCAGGGTAAAGCAAAACTCACTACTTATAAGAGGCGATTTACAGTCCGAGCAGG TGGGGATGGTGGAAAACCAAGTAGTGCAAGTATCTTTGTGGGTGGCTTTGTACTGGGAGGCATAGTTGTTGGAGCATTAGGCTGCATATACGCACCCCAG ATAAGCAAGGCACTAACTGGAACTGACAGAAAAGATCTGATGAGGAAGTTGCCAAAATTCATATATGATGAGGAAAAGGCTTTGGAG AGGACCCGCAAAATTTTAACTGAGAAGATTGCACAGTTGAATTCTGCCATAGATGATGTTTCTGCTCAGCTGCGTGCGGATGATGCCCCAAATGGAGCTGCAGTGAATTCTGATGAAGTTGAAGCTTCTATATAA